The Couchioplanes caeruleus sequence CGCACCAGCGGTCAGCGTGAACCGGCCGGCGGCCTCAGGCCCGAGCCGTCCGATCACGCGTTGGGCCGCTCTCGTGGAGGCTGGACCACGAAGCTGCACCTGGCCTGCGAGCAGGGCGGTAAGCCGTTGTCGATGCTGCTGACCGCGGGCCACCGCGGCGATAGTCCCCAGTTCGCGCCGGTGCCGGCCGCCATCCGGGTGCCCCGTTGCGGGCCCGGTCGTCCCAGAACCCGGCCCGACCTCGTCTTGGCCGATCGTGCCTACACCTTCCGCGCGAACCGCGGCTGGTTACGCCGGCGCGGGATCAAGGCACGCATCCCGAGCAAGACCGACCAGGACGCCCACCGCCTGGCCAAAGGCTCCCGCGGCGGCCGTCCACCCGCCTTCGACCCGCAGGTCTACCGGCAACGCCACGCCGTGGAGTGCGGCATCAACCGCCTCAAACGCCACCGCGCCGTCGCCACTCGCTTCGACAAACCTCGCCGCCCGCTACGAAGCCACCCTGCACATCACCGCGATCAACGAGTGGCTACACGCACTTCGAGACGCGCCCTAGGCCCTCGGCCGGTGGGCGCGCCGCCGCGCCGACCCGCAAGCCGACGCCGTGGCGCTCGACGAGCGGCACCTACTCGTCTGCGACCTGTGCGCCATCGCGGTCCCCGGCCGCGCCGGCGCCGACGACCGCGACCAGTGGTTTGGTCCGCACCCGATCGAGGTCGGCGACGACTGCGCCAGTGCGGCGCCGGCCGGCTCGTCGCGTAGGCCGACCGCGGCCAGGTGCCCACCCTCGCCGAGCGCCTTGCCCAGTTCCGTGCCCGCCTTCCCGGATGACCCTGTCCGTGCGGTGGAAACACTTCACCCGGCCGAGATGTGCCAGACCGTCACCTTTGTGATGGCGGCCGGGCGGTAAACCGGCGAGTCAGGAGAAGGTCACTCCGAACCAGCGCTCGGGAGCGAGGTCACCGTGGCGCCTCGTCGGAACGTGAGATTCCCCCTTACCCAGTAGGTGCCTGCGCTTTGGGACTGCCACGCGGTGGAGCAGATGGTGGTCACTGCCCCGCCGAGTTGGGTGAAGGGTTGGTAGGACCGCCGACCCTTGTCGCAGTGCACTTCCTGGATCCGCTGGGAGGGGCCCGCGTAGTGCAGGTTCATCCGGAGCTCGTCGAGGTCGACCTTCTTGAGCTTGTGGATTCGGTTGGCCGGGCAGCTGACGTTGGGGGGTGGCACCGAGACGGTGCAGTCGCCCATCGGCCAGTCGAAGCGAGCTTCGATCCTCCGACGTACCTCACTGCCGCCGGCTTTCCACTGCACACACATCCGCTGCCCGATCCGACCCCAGGTCGGGGTGTTGGCGACGATCGTCGATTCGGTCCAACTGCTACACATCTGCCGGGTGTTTGCCGCGTGGGCGGCCGACGCTTCCGGCAGGACGACGCCGCCGATGACCGCCGCCAAGGCTGCGAAATAGATGGTGATCCGGTGCATGTCGGGGGTCCCTTCTGGTGAGATTGGACCCGCTGCCATAGCGGGTGCGCCGGTCACACGATGAGGCGATCCGCCCGGTTCAGAAAGCTCCGCGAAGTACCACTTCCGAGGCCCCTTTTGGGTGAGCGCTTTGCCGCATCTCATCTTCCGTGCAGTGTCGCACCGTGACAGTCGCCGTGGGTGGCTGAGCTCAGTCATGGGTTGCGGCGGCCGGCTGCCGCGCCGCTTCCGGTCCTCTGAACGAGGCCGAGCGAGCGAACGAGCAAGCTAGAAACCCGCCGTCGTAGCGCAACCGGATCAGCATGACGTGGACGCTGGCTGCGACGAGAATCAGCGTGTGCGCATCATCGCCCTGCCGGACGTCGATGCCTTCCACGTCGTGGTCGCCAAGTGCCCCGCTCTCGAGCTCCTCGGTATTCAGCGTTGCTAGCTACCGGTACCTAGTGTTACCGTCTACCAGTAGTCAGCGACGCTGAATAGCGAAGGGGTGATGGCATGGGCAACCAGATGACAGAGATGCTGAAGGGCACTCTCGAAGGCATCGTCCTGGCGATCCTGGCCCACAGATCCGCATACGGCTACGAGATCACCTCGTGGCTACGCGACCGCGGATTCTCGGACATCGCGGAAGGCACCATCTACGCGCTGCTCGTCCGCGTCGAGCAGCGCGGGTTCGTCGACGTGGAGAAGGTTCCCTCCGAAAAAGGGCCCCCGCGGAAGGTGTATTCACTCAACGCGAAGGGGCGAGACCAACTCGCCGAGTTCTGGAGGACGTGGAGCGTCCTCGCGGAACGCATCGAGCAACTCCACCACACCGACAACCAACACGACGAAGGAGCGTGAGCATGGCCGCGAAGTGGATCGAGACGCTCCTCGGGTCGCTCGAGCAGAAGAAGCAGTACAAGCGCCACATGGCCCGAATCGAGGCCCTGCCGGAGCCCTATCGCAGCGCGGCCAAGGCGCTTCAGCGGTACTTCGTGTACCAGGGAGGGATCCTCGACGGCGACACGCTCATCACGATGTTCGGCGACTTCGTCGACCTCTGGGAGCGTGCGGTCGCCGACGGCACGCCAGTCCGCGCAATCGTCGGCGACGACCCGGTCGAGTTCGCCGAGACGTTCCTGCAGGCGTACTCGGGCAAGCAGTGGATAGACAAGGAACGTGAGCGCCTCCGGAAGGCGATCGACGCCGCCGCTGAGAACGGCGAGGAGAAGAGCGCATGACCACGACTAAGACGCGCGAACCCGCTATTAGGGTGCAGGCCATCACGAAGTCCTACAAGGACCTGCACGTGCTGCGGGGCGTCGACTTCGACGTGGCAGCCGGGAGCATCTTCGCTCTGCTCGGCTCGAACGGTGCCGGAAAGACCACGCTGGTGCGGATCCTGTCGACGTTGCTGAAGGCGAACACCGGCACCGCGACCGTCCACGGCTTCGATGTCTCCTCGGCCTCGGGCGACGTACGCAAGTCGATCAGCCTGACCGGCCAGTTCGCCGCAGTCGACGAAGTGCTCACGGGCCGGGAGAACCTGGTCCTGGTCGCGAAGCTGCGCCACTTGAAGAACCCGGGTGCGATCGCCGACGACATGCTCGCCCGTTTCTCGCTCACTGATGCCGGAAATCGCCGGGCGGCGACGTACTCGGGCGGCATGCGCCGGCGACTCGACATCGCGATGAGCCTTGTCGGCAACCCGCCGGTCGTCTTCCTCGACGAGCCGACCACCGGCCTCGACCCGCAGGCCCGCATCGAGGTGTGGCGGACGGTGAAGCAGCTCGCCAAGGATGGCACGACCATCCTGCTGACCACCCAGTACCTCGACGAGGCCGAGCAACTCGCCGACAGGATCGCGATCCTGCACGAAGGCACGATCATTCAGAACGGCACCCTCGCCGAGCTGAAGCAGCTCCTCCCGTCCGCCAAGGTCGAGTACGTCGAGAAGCAGCCGACCCTCGAGGACGTCTTCCTCGCCCTCGTCGGTGACACCAGTGACACCGCCGACGAAGCCACCATGTCCGCAGGAGAGGAACCTCGATGACCGCCCACGTCCTCAGCGACACCGGAACCCTCACCGGCCGCTCCCTGCGCCACATCCTCCGCAGCCCGGACACCATCATCACCACAGCGGTCACCCCGGTCGCACTGATGCTGCTCTTCGTGTACGTGCTAGGCGGCGCCATCAACACCGGATCCGACGAGTCCTACATCAACTACATGCTCCCGGGCATCCTGCTCATCACGATCGCATCCGGTATCGCCTACACGGCATACCGCCTGTTCCTCGACATGCAGGGCGGCATCTTCGAGCGCTTCCAGTCGATGCCGATCCGACGACCCTCCGTGCTGTGGGCGCATGTCCTCACCTCCCTCGTCGCCAACCTGGCCTCGATCGCGATCGTCACAGGCGTCGCGCTGACCATGGGGTTCCGCACCGGCGCCTCCGTAGCCGACTGGCTCGCCGTCGGCGGCATCCTGATCCTGTTCACCCTCGCCCTCACCTGGATCGCCGTGATAGCGGGCCTGTCCGCCAAGACCATCGACGGTGCGAGCGCCTTCAGCTACCCGCTGATCTTCCTGCCGTTCATCAGTTCGGCGTTCGTCCCCACCGACTCGATGCCGGCCCCGGTTGCATGGTTCGCCGAGAACCAGCCGGTGACATCCATCGTGAACACTCTCCGCGCGCTGTTCGCGCAGCAACCCGTCGGCAACGACATCTGGATCGCCCTCGCCTGGTGCGCCGGCATCCTCGTGGCCGCCTACGCCGCCGCGACAGCGATCTACCGCAAGAAAATCAGCTAGTCGATCACAAGGGGACAGCGCCGCATCCGAATGCCTGCGGCGCTGTCCCCTGCGCCGCAGGTCTGCCACCCTGCGCGCGGCACCAGGCTGAGCGGAACTTCTCCGCTCAGCGGCATGAAAGATCGTCGCCAGTGATGCCTAGATCGGTATCAGACGCGTTTGCACTGGTGGGGTCCTGTGGTGGGCGCGGCAGGTTTCGAACCTGCGACCACTCGCCTGTAAGGCGACCCGCTGCCAACGATTGACCGGACCCCAGTTTACCGGGGAACTGCCGTCAACGAGAAACGCACAAGCGAGTGCTCTCTGTGGCCGCAGGTCAGCCCGCCCTCCGGCGAGCTTTGCCGTCCGCGGCCGCCTGTAGCTGAGCGCGGCGAAACTTGAGG is a genomic window containing:
- a CDS encoding PadR family transcriptional regulator; this encodes MGNQMTEMLKGTLEGIVLAILAHRSAYGYEITSWLRDRGFSDIAEGTIYALLVRVEQRGFVDVEKVPSEKGPPRKVYSLNAKGRDQLAEFWRTWSVLAERIEQLHHTDNQHDEGA
- a CDS encoding DUF1048 domain-containing protein, whose translation is MAAKWIETLLGSLEQKKQYKRHMARIEALPEPYRSAAKALQRYFVYQGGILDGDTLITMFGDFVDLWERAVADGTPVRAIVGDDPVEFAETFLQAYSGKQWIDKERERLRKAIDAAAENGEEKSA
- a CDS encoding ABC transporter ATP-binding protein, which encodes MTTTKTREPAIRVQAITKSYKDLHVLRGVDFDVAAGSIFALLGSNGAGKTTLVRILSTLLKANTGTATVHGFDVSSASGDVRKSISLTGQFAAVDEVLTGRENLVLVAKLRHLKNPGAIADDMLARFSLTDAGNRRAATYSGGMRRRLDIAMSLVGNPPVVFLDEPTTGLDPQARIEVWRTVKQLAKDGTTILLTTQYLDEAEQLADRIAILHEGTIIQNGTLAELKQLLPSAKVEYVEKQPTLEDVFLALVGDTSDTADEATMSAGEEPR
- a CDS encoding ABC transporter permease, with product MTAHVLSDTGTLTGRSLRHILRSPDTIITTAVTPVALMLLFVYVLGGAINTGSDESYINYMLPGILLITIASGIAYTAYRLFLDMQGGIFERFQSMPIRRPSVLWAHVLTSLVANLASIAIVTGVALTMGFRTGASVADWLAVGGILILFTLALTWIAVIAGLSAKTIDGASAFSYPLIFLPFISSAFVPTDSMPAPVAWFAENQPVTSIVNTLRALFAQQPVGNDIWIALAWCAGILVAAYAAATAIYRKKIS